GAGCAGGGCTTCTTTTATTAAATGAAAACATATTGGAAAGTGAAATTGCAGCTTTTTTAGTCTTACTGAAAGCGAAAGGTGAAACTGCAGAAGAAATATACGGCCTTGTTCGAGCTCTTCGCGAAAAGGCACTACCATTTTCGAACCATATACAAGGAGCGATGGACAATTGTGGAACGGGTGGTGACGGTGCTCAAACGTTTAATATTAGTACAACATCGGCATTTGTACTGGCAGGAGCTGGCGTAAAGGTTGCAAAACATGGTAATCGTGCTGTTTCTAGTAAAACAGGAAGTGCGGACTTATTAGAAGAATTAGGTGTAAATATTAGCAGTACGCCAAGCGAAATTGATTATTTACTAGAGCATGTGGGCATTGCATTTTTATTTGCACCAGCGATGCATCCAGCACTAACGCGCATTATGAAAATAAGAAAAGAGTTAAACGTGCCGACGATCTTTAATTTAATTGGTCCTTTAACAAATCCGGTAAATTTAGAAACACAATTTGTCGGCATTTATAAACGAGATATGTTACTACCAGTTGCGCAAGTATTACAGAAGCTGGGAAGAAAACAAGCGCTTGTCGTAAACGGAAGTGGATTTTTAGATGAAGCATCATTACAAGGAGAGAATCATGTTGTCATTTTAAAAGATAATGAAATAGTAGAAATGAGTATTGATCCAGAAAAGTATGGTTTTTCAAGAGTGAAAAATGAAGAGATTAGAGGAGGGAATTCAAAAGAAAATGCAAAGATTACGCTTGAAGTATTGAGCGGAGAAAAGAGTGTTTATCGCGATACCGTTTTATTAAATGCAGGTCTAGCTCTTTTCGCAAATGGAAAAACGGAAACGATTGAAGAAGGAATTAAACTCGCGGCACATAGCATTGACTCTGGAAAAGCATTAGCCAAATTAAACTTATTAATTGTAGCAAGCAACGAAAAATTAGAAAGGGTGAACTAAAGTGGGGACGATTTTAGATAAAATTGTAGAACAGAAGAAAAAGGAAGTTGCGGAGTTATATGAAATATATACACCAGTAAAAACAAAAAGAAAGACACAGTCACTTGTAGAAGCGTTACAGCAGTTTACTGTCATTGCAGAAGTAAAGCGAGCATCACCATCAAAAGGAGATATCAATTTACACGTTGACGTACGAAAACAAGTGGGAACATATGAGAAATGTGGTGCAGGAGCAGTATCTGTTTTAACAGATGGTCAATTTTTTAAAGGATCGTTTCACGATTTACAAACAGCAAGAGAAGAAAGTAACATTCCGCTTTTATGTAAAGATTTCATAATTGATAAGATTCAAATCGATAGAGCGTATGAAGCGGGAGCAGATATTATTTTACTAATTGTAGCAGCGTTAACGAAAGAGAAGTTAAAAGAGTTGTATAGCTACGTGTTAGAAAAAGGATTGGAAGCGATTGTTGAAGTTCATGATGAACAGGAATTAGAAACTGCGATTGTATTAAATCCGCACGTTATTGGCATTAATAATCGTAATTTAAAAACGTTCGAAGTAGATTTAAGCCAAACTGAAAAGCTTGGAAAAAGATTGAATGAGGAGAAACTACTTTGGATTAGTGAGAGTGGCATTCATTCAAAAGAAGATATTATCCGTGTTAAAAGAGCTGGAGCCAAAGGTGTATTAGTTGGAGAGGCGCTTATGACATCATCTTCTATTAGTAGTTTTTTTGAAGATTGTAAGGTGAATATATGAAAGTGAAAATTTGCGGCATCACTGATGTGGAAACAGCGAAAAGTGCGTGCGAATATGGCGCAGATGCACTCGGATTTGTTTTTGCAGAAAGTAAGCGGGAAATCACTCCAAAGAGAGCGGAAGAAATCATTCAGGAGCTTCCAGCCAACGTGTTAAAAATCGGTGTTTTCGTAAATGAATCAGTAGAAGTGATCCAGAAAATTGCAGATGAGTGCGGGTTAACACATGTACAACTACATGGGGATGAAGACAATTATCAAATTAGAAGATTGAATATTCCGTCTATAAAGTCACTAGGAGTAACTTCAGAGAGTGATATGAAAAACGCCCAAGGGTATGAAGCGGATTATATATTATTTGATAGCCCGAAAGAAAAGTTTCATGGAGGAAATGGAAAGACATTTTCATGGGAACTACTTAGAGATATGCCAAAAGAATTGCGAAAGAAAATGATATTAGCTGGTGGATTAAACGCTCTTAATATAGAAGAAGCAATTCGAACTGTTCGGCCATATATGGTCGATGTGAGCAGCGGAGTAGAGACAGAAGGAAAGAAAGATGTAGAGAAAATAAAACAATTTATTATAAAAGCGAAGGAGTGTTCCAAATGAACTACGCATATCCAGATGAAAAAGGACATTACGGTATATACGGAGGACGATACGTTCCAGAAACGTTAATGCAATCTGTACTAGAACTAGAAGAAGCATATAAAGAAGCGATGCAAGATGAAGCATTTCAAAAGGAATTAAATCATTATTTAAAAACGTACATCGGAAGAGAAACACCGCTATATTATGCTGAAAATATGACGAAGTATTGCGGTGGTGCAAAGATTTATTTAAAACGTGAAGATTTGAATCATACAGGAGCTCATAAAATTAACAATACAATCGGTCAGGCACTACTTGCAGTGCGAATGGGCAAGAAAAAAGTTGTCGCTGAAACAGGAGCTGGACAACACGGAGTTGCAACAGCTACTGTATGTGCTCTTCTCGGATTAGAATGCGTCATTTTTATGGGAGAAGAAGATGTAAGACGTCAAAAATTAAATGTGTTCCGAATGGAATTACTCGGAGCGAAAGTAGAAAGTGTAGCGGCAGGTAGTGGTACATTAAAAGATGCGGTAAACGAGGCGCTTCGTTACTGGGTTTCACATGTGCATGATACGCACTACATTATGGGATCTGTTCTCGGACCACATCCATTCCCGCAAATTGTACGTGATTTCCAAAGTGTAATTGGAAATGAAACGAAAAAACAATATGAGGCGTTAGAAGGAAAGTTACCAGAAGCAGTCGTTGCTTGTATTGGCGGTGGCAGTAATGCGATGGGAATGTTTTATCCGTTCGTACACGATGAAGAAGTTGCTCTTTACGGCGTAGAAGCAGCTGGAAAAGGCGTTCATACAGAAAAGCATGCAGCAACTTTAACGAAAGGAAGCGTTGGCGTTCTCCACGGATCAATGATGTATCTTCTGCAAAACGAAGAAGGACAAATTCAAGAAGCACACTCTATTTCAGCAGGACTTGATTATCCAGGTGTTGGTCCAGAACATAGCTTGCTAAAAGATATTGGCCGCGTTTCCTATCATTCGATAACAGACGAAGAAGCATTAGAAGCATTTCAATTATTAACGAAAAAAGAAGGCATTATCCCGGCGTTAGAAAGCTCGCATGCTGTCGCATACGCATTAAAATTAGCGCCGCAAATGAAGAAAGATGAAGGGCTTGTCATTTGTTTATCTGGCCGCGGTGATAAAGATGTAGAGAGTATAAAACGTTATATGGAAGAGGTGTAAAAAATGGGAGTAGAAAAAATTAAAGCAGCGTTTGAAAATGGCAAGAAAGCATTTATTCCGTACGTAATGGGCGGAGATGGTGGCCTTGAAAAATTAAAAGAAAGAATTCGTTTTCTTGATGAAGCAGGAGCAAGCATCGTTGAAATTGGTATTCCGTTTTCAGATCCAGTTGCAGATGGCCCAACGATTCAAAGAGCAGGGAAACGAGCGCTAGAT
This DNA window, taken from Bacillus cereus ATCC 14579, encodes the following:
- the trpD gene encoding anthranilate phosphoribosyltransferase — translated: MNSYLRKLVEGKHLTEEEMYRAGLLLLNENILESEIAAFLVLLKAKGETAEEIYGLVRALREKALPFSNHIQGAMDNCGTGGDGAQTFNISTTSAFVLAGAGVKVAKHGNRAVSSKTGSADLLEELGVNISSTPSEIDYLLEHVGIAFLFAPAMHPALTRIMKIRKELNVPTIFNLIGPLTNPVNLETQFVGIYKRDMLLPVAQVLQKLGRKQALVVNGSGFLDEASLQGENHVVILKDNEIVEMSIDPEKYGFSRVKNEEIRGGNSKENAKITLEVLSGEKSVYRDTVLLNAGLALFANGKTETIEEGIKLAAHSIDSGKALAKLNLLIVASNEKLERVN
- the trpC gene encoding indole-3-glycerol phosphate synthase TrpC; protein product: MGTILDKIVEQKKKEVAELYEIYTPVKTKRKTQSLVEALQQFTVIAEVKRASPSKGDINLHVDVRKQVGTYEKCGAGAVSVLTDGQFFKGSFHDLQTAREESNIPLLCKDFIIDKIQIDRAYEAGADIILLIVAALTKEKLKELYSYVLEKGLEAIVEVHDEQELETAIVLNPHVIGINNRNLKTFEVDLSQTEKLGKRLNEEKLLWISESGIHSKEDIIRVKRAGAKGVLVGEALMTSSSISSFFEDCKVNI
- a CDS encoding phosphoribosylanthranilate isomerase, with amino-acid sequence MKVKICGITDVETAKSACEYGADALGFVFAESKREITPKRAEEIIQELPANVLKIGVFVNESVEVIQKIADECGLTHVQLHGDEDNYQIRRLNIPSIKSLGVTSESDMKNAQGYEADYILFDSPKEKFHGGNGKTFSWELLRDMPKELRKKMILAGGLNALNIEEAIRTVRPYMVDVSSGVETEGKKDVEKIKQFIIKAKECSK
- the trpB gene encoding tryptophan synthase subunit beta — encoded protein: MNYAYPDEKGHYGIYGGRYVPETLMQSVLELEEAYKEAMQDEAFQKELNHYLKTYIGRETPLYYAENMTKYCGGAKIYLKREDLNHTGAHKINNTIGQALLAVRMGKKKVVAETGAGQHGVATATVCALLGLECVIFMGEEDVRRQKLNVFRMELLGAKVESVAAGSGTLKDAVNEALRYWVSHVHDTHYIMGSVLGPHPFPQIVRDFQSVIGNETKKQYEALEGKLPEAVVACIGGGSNAMGMFYPFVHDEEVALYGVEAAGKGVHTEKHAATLTKGSVGVLHGSMMYLLQNEEGQIQEAHSISAGLDYPGVGPEHSLLKDIGRVSYHSITDEEALEAFQLLTKKEGIIPALESSHAVAYALKLAPQMKKDEGLVICLSGRGDKDVESIKRYMEEV